AATTTCACCAGAAATTCAGCGCAAGAGTACACGCATAAAACTATGAAATCTACGAACATCAAAACTCAGAGGTTTCAATATGACAACTTATCAAACCTTATTTGTGTACTATACACAAATAAGCATCTAACTCATGCTCAAAAACCCCTACacaataattaatcatctaaaaTAACTCCTCGGCAGCAACAACTGGGAAGGCCTACTTGACCCCTTAGACCTCTCCCTCCGCCGCTTCCTCCTCCACTGCGGCGACCTCGTCCAGTGCGTCAGGGACGAAAACTCCCCCTACGTCGGCAGCAGCCGCTACGGCGAGAAAACCTTCTTTCGCAAGGTCAAGTtcccctccgcctccgcctACCAGATCTCCTCCTTCCTCTACGCCACCGCCACCCTCGACATCTCCCCCGACATCGAGACCAACTTCATCGGCTAcgtcgccacctccacctccaccatcCCCGGCCGCGGCCGCGAGATCTACGTCGCCTGGCGCGGCACCGAGTCCACCCTCAAGTGGCTCGACGACGCGCACATCGCGCCCGTCTCCGCGTCCGCCATCACCCCCGGCGCCCCCGGCAATATCATGGACGGCTGGATCAGAATCTACACCTcctcaaaccctaattcccaATTCGGAAAGCTCAGCGCCCGCGACCAGCTCCGCGCCCAGATTCTCCAACTTCGGGATCAATACAAAGATGAAGACCTCAGCATAGTGGTGGCGGGGCACAGCCTGGGCGCGGCGCTGGCCGTGCTCTCGGCGTTCGACCTCGTCGAGAACGTCGTCCCCGACATCCCCCGACACCGAAGCACGCTCTGAAcggcgccaccgccgccgtgcTATTGATCCCCAAATTCGCAgacctagagagagaaagaggagagatagagagaaagagggagaggagATGAAATGGGCTATTTTAGGCTGAGGGGCATTTCGGTCATTTCAATCacaaagtgga
The genomic region above belongs to Salvia miltiorrhiza cultivar Shanhuang (shh) unplaced genomic scaffold, IMPLAD_Smil_shh original_scaffold_259, whole genome shotgun sequence and contains:
- the LOC131003698 gene encoding phospholipase A1-IIdelta-like, giving the protein LLGSNNWEGLLDPLDLSLRRFLLHCGDLVQCVRDENSPYVGSSRYGEKTFFRKVKFPSASAYQISSFLYATATLDISPDIETNFIGYVATSTSTIPGRGREIYVAWRGTESTLKWLDDAHIAPVSASAITPGAPGNIMDGWIRIYTSSNPNSQFGKLSARDQLRAQILQLRDQYKDEDLSIVVAGHSLGAALAVLSAFDLVENVVPDIPRHRSTL